The genomic window AAAGATTGGCTATATAATCGCAGGAAAAGGCTTTAAAATGGAAAGCATCTTCAATGGCGCGGGTTACCTGCTGCACCGGATAAATTTCTGACAGAGCCACGATCTGTCGGATATGGTGGAACGGATTCATCCTGCGCTGTTCCATCTGCCGGTAATACTCCTGGGCCTTGTCGGACAAACTCAAAAAACGCATGAATATCTTCTGATCTTTTGCTTTTTTTCTTTGCGCTAAAAGTACCTTTGGATGATCCGGGTGCTCATAGTCCTGTCGGCGATCATAACTTCTGACATGGCGGGCTACCAGTTTGTTTTCATGGTAAAAACATAAGCGGTCCGGATACAGTTTGGCCGTCAGTCCGACACCGGCCAGTTGTGCCGGCACACTATACCGGTTGGTGTCTATAGTCACCCGGAACTGTCTGGATGCCCGAACCCGTCTGACCACACCGACATCGTATGGCTCAACCGGAAGTGGCTGAAGATGGGACTTTTCTTCTGCAAACATGCTCAACGGCTTTCTGCCGGTTTCGCCATGTTTCCTGACATTGGCTATGGTATCCAACCAATGCCGGACAAGGGGTTTCATAATCTTAAAATCAGAGATATCAAGCCCGTTGAGCAGGTTCTTTTTCACATATCCAACGGCGTTTTCGACGATTCCTTTTTCATTGCCTTTGCCCACATTGCAGGGAACAATTTTAAATCCATAATGCCGGGCAAAGTCCATGTACCTGGGATTGAATACCGGCTCTTTACCAACCGTTCTTTTCAACACGGCGGATTTAAGATTATCCACCATCATTTTTTGGGGAACCAGGCCAAAGAAGTTCAAGGCGTTCTGATGGCATCCTAAAAAATGTTCCATGGTCTGGGATACGGTAAACTCAACATACATCATCCTGCTGTGGCACAATACCATGACAAAAAAACTCAGTCTCCGGTTTGTTGATCCTGAACGCACACTACCGAAGCTGCCCCAGTCCACCTGGGCGCATTCGCCCGGAGCAAAGAACAGTTTTAAATAAGGCTTTACCCTGGGCGGCCGGATTTTACGGACATAATCGGTCACAATGGTAATTCCACCGGTGAAACCGCTTTCCTGAACGCGTTGAAAAATCTGTCTTCCCGTGTAGGTGTGCTTTTCAAGCATGCGTATGATATCATTTTTAAATGGGTCCAGTTTGCCGGCTTTCCTGACTGACTTCCGGGGCAAATATCTTTCTTCATTGGCCCACTTGGCTACCGTCCGGCAGTCCAGTCCAAGCTCATCGGCGATCTGGCCATAATTTAATCCGTCCCGGGTAAAATAGTTCCTGATCCGGACGTAAGTTTCATAATCGATCATTTGTCGCCTCCCAGAATATCTTTGAGGCTCATCATGGAGCCTGTACGATGAGTGTTTTGAACCGGTTCAAGAGACAACACCTGGTAGATGGGTTGCTGCCAGGCAATCAGGCTGTTTTTAATCAAACCAGACCGTGCCTTGTCCAAAGTAATCTGATCCATACCAAGCTTTGCCATAAGAGATTGGTCACCATAATAACT from Thermodesulfobacteriota bacterium includes these protein-coding regions:
- the istA gene encoding IS21 family transposase → MIDYETYVRIRNYFTRDGLNYGQIADELGLDCRTVAKWANEERYLPRKSVRKAGKLDPFKNDIIRMLEKHTYTGRQIFQRVQESGFTGGITIVTDYVRKIRPPRVKPYLKLFFAPGECAQVDWGSFGSVRSGSTNRRLSFFVMVLCHSRMMYVEFTVSQTMEHFLGCHQNALNFFGLVPQKMMVDNLKSAVLKRTVGKEPVFNPRYMDFARHYGFKIVPCNVGKGNEKGIVENAVGYVKKNLLNGLDISDFKIMKPLVRHWLDTIANVRKHGETGRKPLSMFAEEKSHLQPLPVEPYDVGVVRRVRASRQFRVTIDTNRYSVPAQLAGVGLTAKLYPDRLCFYHENKLVARHVRSYDRRQDYEHPDHPKVLLAQRKKAKDQKIFMRFLSLSDKAQEYYRQMEQRRMNPFHHIRQIVALSEIYPVQQVTRAIEDAFHFKAFSCDYIANLLEQRSRNQLEEPGALHLTRSSDLLDLTLDKPDLSIYDIGGEK